Proteins found in one Triticum urartu cultivar G1812 chromosome 4, Tu2.1, whole genome shotgun sequence genomic segment:
- the LOC125550276 gene encoding ferredoxin C 2, chloroplastic-like, protein MAACPAATTARVGAAHGGGLWRRSGRSPSFPARPARGTSTAARASELQQAPAPAAAAAVPTHKVTVHDRERGVVHHFLVPQDQYILHTAEAQDITLPFACRHGCCTSCAVRIKSGQIRQPEALGISADLREQGYALLCVGYPSSDLEVETQDEDEVYWLQFGRYFARGPVDRDDYALELAMGDE, encoded by the exons ATGGCGGCGTGCCCCGCCGCGACCAC GGCTCGCGTGGGAGCAGCGCACGGAGGAGGCCTCTGGAGGAGAAGCGGGAGGAGCCCGAGCTTCCCCGCGCGCCCGGCCCGTGGCACGAGCACGGCAGCGCGCGCCTCGGAGCTGCAGCAggcccccgcccccgccgccgctgccgccgtcccGACCCACAAGGTCACCGTCCACGACCGGGAGCGCGGGGTCGTCCACCACTTCCTCGTGCCCCAG GACCAGTACATTCTGCACACCGCGGAGGCGCAGGACATCACGCTCCCCTTCGCCTGCCGCCATG GTTGCTGCACCAGCTGTGCTGTTAGGATAAAATCAGGGCAAATAAGACAGCCTGAAGCTCTTGGAATATCCGCCGACTTAAGAGAGCAG GGCTATGCTTTGTTATGTGTTGGTTACCCATCCTCTGATCTTGAAGTTGAAACGCAAGATGAAGATGAG GTATATTGGCTCCAGTTTGGAAGATACTTTGCGCGGGGGCCTGTT GACAGAGATGATTACGCGCTAGAGCTTGCAATGGGAGACGAGTGA